The DNA region TAGTCAGGATGTTCATTATCTAATGAGAGTAATAGGGGAGTTTCTACTGAGCTATGTTCAGAATGTGTTTTAGCATTTACATCAGCACCTTTTTCAACTAAAAATTTAACCATATCATAGTCATTTCTTAAAGCTGCTATCATTAAAGGAGTATAATCATAATCAGCAGGAGAATAATACTCCCTACCCTTTATTCTTGATTCTAAGTTAAAACCATTTTCTACTAATACTTTAAACATTTCTCTATTTAGTGCCAATTCTGTTGTATAAGCTGTATCAAGAAGTGATGCTCCATAATTGTCTTTAGTATTTACATCAGCACCATATTTTATTAATAAATTAAATATTTTTTTAGCATTTTCTAGCATTTCTTCTTTTTCGTAATGATCATAGCGAATATTGTAATATAATACAGTGTTTCCATCATTGTCTTTAGTATTTATATTGGCACCATTTTCTAATAAAAATTTAACCATTTCATAGTCTCCTATCATAGCAGCGTTCATTAATGCTGTAAGACCGTGTTCATCTTGTGTGTTTATATTTGCACCTTGTTGTATAAGTAATTTTGAAATATCAAATTTTCCATAATCATTAGCAATCGTTAAAGCAGTTTTCTTTTCATTATTTGCTGTATTAGGATTGGCACCTTTATCAAGCAAATATTTAACCATATCATAATCATTTCTTAAAGCTGCTATCATTAAAGGAGTATAATCATAATCAGATCTACCCGTCTTTATTCTTGACTCTAAATCAAAACCATTTTCAACTAATATTTTAAACATTTCTTTATTTTTATCAAAAGATTCTGAAATTCTATAGGATACATCAAGGAGAGATGTTCCTTCATAGTTTTTAGTATTTACATCAGCACCGTATTTTATTAATAAATTAAGTATTTTTATAGCATTTTCTTGCCCGAAACTATCATGCTTAATACTATAATATAATGCAGTTTCTCCTGCTGTATCTCTAATGTTTACATCAGCACCATTTTTTAATAAAAATTCAACCATTTCATAATTTGTATCTCTAGCAGCATACATTAATGCTGTAGCACCTGCATTATCTTTAATATTGACATCAGTACCTTCTTCTATAAGTAATTTTGCTATATCATCATATCCCATTAAAGCAGCGTACATTAATGCTGTAAAACCGTATTCATCTTGAGCATTTGGATTTGCTCCTTTAGCTAAATATGATTTAACTCCTTCTATGTTATTATATTGTACAGCTAAAAAGAAAGTCTGAGAATACATAGGATACATTTTTGTAACTTGAACATATTCATTAGTATTTGTAGTTGTTGGATTAATATATACTTGTTCATTTGTTTGAGTTTGATTAGTTTGAGTATTTTCTGTTTGTTTAGTATTGCCGCTGTTACCGCCGCTGCAGGAAATTATCGAAAGTATTAAAACAAAAATAGAAATAATATTTTTCATATATACCCCATATATCTTAAAACCAATTTGATTGTATATTGAAAAGTATTCATTGTCAATAATTATAAATATCAATCAAGTGTTATCTTTTCTTTTTAGATTTCTTTTTTTCTTTTCTGCTTTTGTTTTTAAAAGGTTTAGATTTTCTTGAGTATATTTCTTTTTTATTCTTACTGCCTTTCTTCT from Brachyspira pilosicoli P43/6/78 includes:
- a CDS encoding ankyrin repeat domain-containing protein — encoded protein: MKNIISIFVLILSIISCSGGNSGNTKQTENTQTNQTQTNEQVYINPTTTNTNEYVQVTKMYPMYSQTFFLAVQYNNIEGVKSYLAKGANPNAQDEYGFTALMYAALMGYDDIAKLLIEEGTDVNIKDNAGATALMYAARDTNYEMVEFLLKNGADVNIRDTAGETALYYSIKHDSFGQENAIKILNLLIKYGADVNTKNYEGTSLLDVSYRISESFDKNKEMFKILVENGFDLESRIKTGRSDYDYTPLMIAALRNDYDMVKYLLDKGANPNTANNEKKTALTIANDYGKFDISKLLIQQGANINTQDEHGLTALMNAAMIGDYEMVKFLLENGANINTKDNDGNTVLYYNIRYDHYEKEEMLENAKKIFNLLIKYGADVNTKDNYGASLLDTAYTTELALNREMFKVLVENGFNLESRIKGREYYSPADYDYTPLMIAALRNDYDMVKFLVEKGADVNAKTHSEHSSVETPLLLSLDNEHPDYRYYYYKNENSSAAEFLINNGADINVTNEDGETPLMYASKLHNIKVVELLIQKGADINVTNEDGETPLMYASKLHNIKVVELLIQKGADINAFDNYGNTALMYGVNNLETVKLLVENGADVNSQKGGSTALILACKPSLEINIDVIKYLVSKNADINAQDNEGYTALNKTLTTMPDFEIAHFLIEQGADVNIKNKNQYTPLIYLGMLEGSFYNISFQENRIKLAEVLLEKGADINAKDYNGYTSLMWACTRKSNESFVKFLVEKGADVNIEDDDGDTALDMAENLELREIADILKKAQRNGK